A stretch of the Brevundimonas sp. MF30-B genome encodes the following:
- a CDS encoding alpha/beta hydrolase: MARGLAYGQDARQTMDVYAPTDARDLAVVVFFYGGGWDSGSREVYGWAAQALAARGFVVFLPDYRVVPQVHFPAFVEDAAAATASAADLAAGLGGDPSRLAVAGHSAGAHLAMMIALDRRYMQAAGRPDLIKAAVGLAGPYEFLPLAVPASINAFGRAPDPTLTQPVTFARRDAPPLWLGHGTADTVVHDEDTVILNDRMRAVGGRSEAKLYPGLDHADLIATFSPLFRKKAPVLDDVTAFLNRELG; the protein is encoded by the coding sequence GTGGCGCGCGGCCTAGCCTATGGCCAGGACGCACGCCAGACCATGGATGTCTATGCGCCCACCGATGCGCGTGACCTGGCCGTGGTCGTCTTCTTCTACGGCGGCGGCTGGGATTCCGGCTCGCGCGAGGTCTACGGATGGGCCGCCCAGGCTCTGGCGGCGCGCGGCTTTGTGGTCTTTCTGCCTGACTATCGGGTCGTCCCCCAGGTGCACTTCCCCGCCTTTGTCGAGGACGCGGCGGCCGCGACGGCCAGCGCTGCGGACTTGGCTGCGGGGCTTGGCGGCGATCCCTCGCGCCTGGCGGTGGCGGGCCACTCCGCCGGAGCGCATCTGGCGATGATGATCGCTCTGGACCGCCGCTACATGCAGGCCGCCGGCCGGCCCGATCTGATCAAGGCGGCGGTCGGCTTGGCGGGGCCTTACGAGTTCCTTCCGCTCGCCGTGCCGGCCTCGATCAACGCCTTCGGCCGCGCTCCGGACCCTACGCTGACCCAGCCGGTCACATTCGCGCGTCGCGACGCGCCGCCGCTATGGCTGGGCCATGGCACGGCTGACACCGTGGTGCACGACGAGGATACGGTGATCCTGAATGACCGCATGCGGGCCGTCGGGGGGCGGTCCGAAGCGAAACTCTATCCCGGCCTCGACCACGCCGACCTGATCGCGACCTTCTCGCCCCTTTTTCGCAAGAAGGCGCCGGTCTTGGACGACGTGACAGCGTTCCTGAATCGGGAACTGGGCTAA
- a CDS encoding GNAT family N-acetyltransferase, with translation MSSASPPARSNRDHIVDVLIAERAPRLTGSPAWPLIRPALYRLLGYREARAMADGIAGLSGREALAYVSNLLDLKVSTLNLDRIPATGRCIVVCNHPTGIADGLAVHDAIRKRRDDAIYFANADALRVSPRLGETVIPVEWVLDKRTREKTRATLAAARDAFEAERCLIMFPAGRLARVDKGGSLIDPDWAPTAASLARKYDAPIVPIHVAGPTSKLFHLFDRFSTELRDVTLFHEMLNKKKQAFRLSVGLPIPPSRIDADATRATYALKAFVERMLPGQPDAEFA, from the coding sequence ATGTCGTCCGCATCCCCGCCCGCCAGATCGAACCGCGACCACATCGTCGATGTGCTGATCGCCGAGCGGGCGCCGCGTCTGACGGGCTCGCCCGCCTGGCCGCTGATCCGCCCGGCCCTGTATCGGCTGCTGGGCTATCGCGAGGCGCGCGCCATGGCCGACGGCATCGCCGGCCTGTCGGGGCGAGAGGCCCTGGCCTATGTCTCGAACCTGCTGGACCTGAAGGTCTCGACGCTGAACCTGGACCGCATCCCGGCGACGGGACGCTGCATCGTGGTCTGCAACCACCCGACCGGCATCGCCGACGGCTTGGCCGTGCATGACGCGATCCGCAAGCGGCGCGACGACGCCATCTATTTCGCCAACGCCGACGCGCTCAGGGTCTCGCCGCGCCTGGGTGAGACGGTCATTCCGGTCGAATGGGTGCTGGACAAGCGCACGCGCGAAAAGACCCGCGCCACCCTGGCCGCCGCGCGCGACGCGTTCGAGGCCGAACGCTGCCTGATCATGTTCCCTGCCGGCCGGCTGGCGCGGGTGGACAAGGGCGGCTCTCTCATCGATCCCGACTGGGCGCCCACGGCCGCGTCCCTGGCCAGAAAATACGACGCCCCCATCGTGCCCATCCATGTCGCCGGCCCGACATCGAAGCTGTTTCACCTGTTCGACCGGTTCTCGACCGAACTGCGCGACGTGACCCTGTTCCACGAGATGCTGAACAAGAAGAAGCAGGCGTTTCGCCTGTCCGTCGGCCTGCCGATCCCGCCCTCGCGCATCGACGCGGACGCCACGCGCGCCACCTATGCGCTCAAGGCCTTTGTCGAGCGGATGCTGCCGGGCCAGCCGGACGCGGAGTTCGCATGA
- the tsaE gene encoding tRNA (adenosine(37)-N6)-threonylcarbamoyltransferase complex ATPase subunit type 1 TsaE: MRLHLPDAEATARLGQAIAPLLRPGEAVLLYGPLGMGKSTLARGLIRALTRPDEDVPSPTFTLVQFYESDPPIAHFDLYRLTRPEEAFEIGLDEALDEGCALIEWPERLGDDPSKFLGPDRLVVTLSDPSAPLPQAANLREIGGRAQNGRTATVSGAGAWEARIGELNV; this comes from the coding sequence ATGAGGCTCCACCTGCCCGACGCCGAGGCCACCGCGCGCCTGGGCCAGGCGATCGCGCCCCTGCTGCGGCCGGGCGAGGCGGTGCTGCTGTACGGCCCGCTGGGCATGGGCAAGTCGACCCTGGCCCGCGGCCTGATCCGCGCCCTGACCCGGCCGGACGAAGACGTGCCCAGCCCGACCTTCACCCTGGTCCAGTTCTACGAAAGCGACCCGCCCATCGCCCATTTCGACCTCTATCGCCTGACCCGGCCGGAGGAGGCCTTCGAGATCGGCCTGGACGAGGCCCTGGACGAAGGCTGCGCCCTGATCGAATGGCCCGAACGCCTAGGCGACGATCCTTCAAAGTTTCTCGGCCCCGACCGACTGGTCGTCACGCTGTCGGACCCCAGCGCCCCCCTCCCTCAAGCAGCCAATCTCCGCGAGATTGGCGGTAGGGCCCAGAATGGAAGAACTGCGACCGTTTCCGGCGCAGGGGCGTGGGAAGCCCGGATCGGAGAGTTGAATGTCTGA
- a CDS encoding S9 family peptidase codes for MRRHSLLSGAVAALALITAVPALAQAQPAPAVSGAPAMPTTPAPHPAATPDAFTYQDMIGLNRLADPQVSPDGRRVVYSVTATDVDANRRATTLWIRDIDGDAAPRRLAINEGGANTARWGADGNLYFLSGRSGSSQVWRADASGANPVQVTRLPTDVNAYRLSPRADKVAVSLAVYPDCADLACSVERAKVQGERKSTGQVYERMFVRHWDTWEDHTQNHLFVLPIAASGRAGEAVWVTKGFDGDTPSKPFGDESEFTFAPDGESVVFSARLKGQSEPWSTNFDLWRTNALTGDGTFENLTADNPAWDTGPVFSPDGRTLAYRAMARPGFEADKYAIFLKDVATGQTRQIAANWDRSADTLQWSADGQTLYTTAGDVGQTRLFAIDTRNGVVTPVTGPGHVSAFAQTPSGFVFAQDALDRPSDLWFKTYLGREMPRRLTNVNPSLDAKTFGEAEQFSFPGWNGETVHGYVIKPAGYVEGRQYPVAFLIHGGPQGSFGNSWSYRWNPSTYAGAGYAVVMIDFHGSTGYGQAFTDSISQHWGDRPLEDLQKGWAYAQQQYRFLDGDRACALGASYGGYMVNWIAGNWPGEFKCLVNHDGVFDTLGMGYSTEELWFTEWEYGGTPWENPRGYQQFNPANHVQNWRDPMLVVQGDRDFRIPTAQGLSTFTALQRRGIESRLVFFPDENHWVLRPANSLQWHNEVFGWLNRFIGPDAEQR; via the coding sequence ATGCGTCGCCATTCGCTGCTCTCGGGGGCCGTCGCGGCCCTGGCCCTGATCACTGCCGTGCCGGCCTTGGCGCAAGCACAACCTGCTCCCGCTGTTTCAGGCGCGCCGGCCATGCCGACCACGCCTGCGCCGCATCCGGCCGCGACGCCGGACGCCTTCACCTATCAGGACATGATCGGGCTGAACCGCCTGGCCGATCCGCAGGTGTCGCCCGACGGCCGTCGCGTCGTCTATTCGGTGACCGCCACCGACGTGGATGCCAACCGCCGCGCCACCACCCTGTGGATTCGCGACATCGACGGCGACGCCGCGCCGCGCCGACTGGCGATCAACGAGGGCGGAGCCAATACCGCGCGCTGGGGCGCCGATGGCAATCTGTACTTCCTGTCGGGCCGTTCGGGGTCGAGCCAGGTCTGGCGCGCCGACGCCTCGGGGGCCAATCCGGTGCAGGTGACGCGCCTGCCGACCGACGTGAACGCCTATCGCCTCAGCCCGCGCGCCGACAAGGTCGCTGTGTCGCTGGCCGTCTATCCCGACTGCGCCGACCTGGCCTGCTCGGTCGAGCGCGCCAAGGTCCAAGGCGAGCGCAAATCCACCGGCCAGGTCTATGAGCGCATGTTCGTGCGCCACTGGGACACCTGGGAGGATCACACCCAGAACCACCTGTTCGTCCTGCCGATCGCCGCCAGCGGGCGGGCCGGCGAGGCGGTGTGGGTGACCAAGGGCTTCGACGGCGACACGCCCTCCAAGCCGTTCGGCGACGAAAGCGAATTCACCTTCGCGCCCGACGGTGAATCGGTGGTCTTCTCGGCGCGGCTGAAGGGCCAGTCCGAGCCGTGGAGCACCAACTTCGACCTGTGGCGCACCAACGCCCTGACCGGCGACGGCACGTTCGAGAACCTGACGGCCGACAACCCCGCCTGGGACACCGGCCCGGTGTTCTCGCCCGATGGCCGCACCCTGGCCTATCGCGCCATGGCCCGACCGGGCTTCGAGGCCGACAAATACGCCATCTTCCTGAAGGACGTGGCGACCGGCCAGACCCGCCAGATCGCGGCCAACTGGGATCGCTCGGCCGACACACTGCAATGGTCCGCCGACGGCCAGACGCTTTACACCACCGCCGGCGACGTGGGTCAGACCCGTTTGTTCGCCATCGATACGCGCAACGGCGTGGTGACGCCGGTGACCGGCCCGGGCCATGTCTCGGCCTTCGCCCAGACGCCCTCTGGCTTCGTTTTCGCCCAAGACGCGCTGGATCGACCTTCGGACCTCTGGTTCAAGACCTATCTCGGCCGCGAAATGCCGCGCCGCCTGACCAACGTGAACCCGTCGCTGGACGCCAAGACCTTCGGCGAGGCCGAGCAGTTCAGCTTCCCCGGCTGGAACGGCGAGACGGTGCACGGCTATGTCATCAAGCCCGCGGGCTATGTCGAAGGCCGACAGTATCCGGTCGCCTTCCTGATCCATGGCGGGCCGCAGGGCTCGTTCGGCAACAGCTGGTCCTACCGCTGGAACCCGTCGACCTACGCCGGCGCGGGCTATGCGGTGGTGATGATCGATTTCCACGGCTCGACCGGCTACGGCCAGGCCTTCACCGACTCGATCAGCCAGCACTGGGGCGACCGCCCGTTGGAAGACCTGCAGAAGGGTTGGGCCTACGCCCAGCAGCAGTACCGCTTCCTGGACGGCGACCGCGCCTGCGCGCTCGGCGCATCCTACGGCGGCTATATGGTCAACTGGATCGCGGGCAACTGGCCCGGCGAGTTCAAGTGCCTGGTCAACCACGACGGCGTCTTCGACACCCTCGGCATGGGCTATTCAACCGAGGAGTTGTGGTTCACCGAGTGGGAATACGGCGGCACGCCGTGGGAGAATCCGCGCGGCTATCAGCAGTTTAACCCGGCCAACCACGTTCAGAACTGGCGCGACCCGATGCTGGTGGTCCAGGGCGACCGCGACTTCCGCATCCCGACCGCGCAAGGCCTGTCGACCTTCACCGCCCTGCAGCGTCGCGGCATCGAAAGCCGGCTGGTCTTCTTCCCGGACGAGAACCACTGGGTGCTGCGGCCGGCCAACAGCCTGCAATGGCACAATGAGGTGTTCGGCTGGCTGAACCGCTTCATCGGGCCGGACGCCGAGCAACGCTGA
- the amgK gene encoding N-acetylmuramate/N-acetylglucosamine kinase AmgK yields the protein MSDRAPLIDAFLDALDLGVSERQPLPGDASTRRYERLIRSGQPSLMLMDQPPAAESRPCAPDWSPERRRAEGWNAVARLSAGRIEAFAAVAEHLRSLGLSAPGVVAVDAANGLAVLEDFGDALFARVIEDGEPEVPLYLTAVEALARLHEAGAPPEVLSGPGGDWPILTYDETALQGGADLFVEWLPKLDERVRFDAAAVDAWREAWAPMVASGAAGASVLAHRDYHAENLIWLPERDGAARVGMIDFQDAVRAHPSWDLHSLLQDARRDVSPALEAEALERYFALRPHTNRAAFMADYAGLAALNEARIIGVFARLIARDGKPRYRQFLPRMWGHLNANLEQPALVPVARWFDAHVPAEARA from the coding sequence ATGTCTGACCGCGCGCCCCTGATCGACGCCTTCCTGGACGCCCTCGACCTGGGCGTAAGCGAGCGACAACCCCTGCCCGGCGACGCCTCGACGCGCCGCTATGAGCGGCTGATCCGGTCGGGCCAGCCGTCGCTGATGCTGATGGATCAGCCGCCGGCGGCGGAGAGCCGTCCGTGCGCCCCCGACTGGAGCCCAGAGCGGCGCCGCGCCGAAGGCTGGAACGCGGTCGCGCGCCTGTCGGCTGGACGCATCGAGGCCTTCGCCGCCGTGGCCGAGCATCTGCGGTCGCTGGGTCTGTCCGCGCCCGGCGTTGTGGCCGTCGATGCGGCGAACGGCCTGGCGGTGCTCGAGGATTTCGGCGACGCCCTGTTCGCCCGCGTGATCGAGGACGGCGAGCCTGAGGTGCCCCTGTACCTGACCGCCGTCGAGGCGCTGGCCCGGCTGCATGAAGCCGGGGCGCCTCCCGAGGTGCTGAGCGGTCCCGGCGGCGACTGGCCGATCCTGACCTATGACGAGACGGCGCTGCAGGGCGGGGCGGACCTGTTCGTGGAATGGCTGCCGAAGCTGGACGAGCGGGTGCGGTTCGACGCGGCCGCCGTCGACGCCTGGCGAGAGGCCTGGGCGCCCATGGTCGCCTCGGGCGCGGCGGGCGCCTCGGTGCTGGCCCATCGCGACTATCACGCCGAGAACCTGATCTGGCTGCCCGAACGCGACGGCGCGGCGCGGGTCGGCATGATCGACTTCCAGGATGCGGTGCGCGCCCACCCCAGCTGGGACCTGCACTCGCTGTTGCAGGACGCCCGGCGCGACGTCTCGCCCGCCCTGGAGGCCGAGGCGCTGGAGCGCTATTTCGCCTTGAGACCTCACACGAACCGCGCCGCCTTCATGGCCGACTACGCCGGCCTGGCGGCGCTGAACGAGGCGCGGATCATCGGCGTCTTCGCGCGGCTGATCGCGCGCGACGGCAAGCCGCGTTACCGCCAGTTCCTGCCGCGCATGTGGGGCCATCTGAACGCCAATCTGGAGCAGCCGGCGCTGGTGCCCGTCGCGCGCTGGTTCGACGCCCATGTGCCGGCGGAGGCGCGCGCATGA
- a CDS encoding AsmA family protein, producing the protein MKDRLNWRGWRDGALAPVGVRARAFGGWVRDNDPVYRAFRHPGPVEKGAVLGVLILVAALVLFLILFDWNWLRGPIGRWASVQYDREIALNGDLDVRLFSWTPSVTVNQLTVGGPSWARDEDTARVSRIEASAKLSQLLRGRIEMPLLAITRPQLVLIATEDGRRSWDLNPDKPDDGRGANLPLIERLIITDGRLSLDEQRRGMRLDAVVNAREAAASADPGETGFRLEGEGEINGAPLTLTIEGGAFVNIRRDRPYRFTAEVEGARTRLRADGAITRPFDLGRFQARLALRGQDLNDLYVLTGVVAPNTPPYELAGTLTRDEALWTFTDFAGRVGSSDLAGDLKVDKVGDRRWVEADLVSRSLDIDDLAAVLGAQPQVTPGDTVAHSGAPGKLLPDAPLQTDRLRQMDGRLSFKAGSVKRNTFAVRQVDLGAALKDGILNLDPVSFTFSQGELNGTARIDATDDMPNSTVDFRLSGYPLEAIIPARNGAPTVTGRALGRARLEGPGRSISEFAGRSNGSLSLVVPQGRIRSAFAEMLGINVGAGLRRLFSGDVSESPIRCAVADFTVRGGTATARTLVIDTDVVLTKGEGTIDLGSEQMNLRLDGETKKPRLLRVWAPITVSGPLQQPRIGVDTGAVAAQAGITGLLGALVAPVAAVFAFVDPGLAEDADCGGLIAGAR; encoded by the coding sequence TTGAAAGATCGACTGAACTGGAGGGGCTGGCGCGACGGCGCGCTGGCCCCTGTCGGCGTTCGCGCTCGCGCCTTCGGCGGCTGGGTGCGCGACAACGACCCGGTCTATCGCGCCTTTCGCCATCCGGGGCCGGTCGAGAAAGGCGCGGTGCTGGGCGTGCTCATCCTTGTCGCGGCCCTCGTCCTGTTCCTGATCCTGTTCGACTGGAACTGGCTGCGCGGGCCGATCGGACGCTGGGCCTCGGTCCAGTATGATCGCGAGATCGCCTTGAACGGCGATCTGGATGTAAGGCTGTTCAGCTGGACGCCGTCGGTCACGGTCAATCAGCTGACGGTGGGCGGCCCGTCCTGGGCGAGGGACGAGGACACGGCGCGCGTGTCGCGCATCGAGGCCTCGGCCAAGCTTAGCCAGCTCCTGCGCGGGCGGATCGAAATGCCGCTGCTGGCGATCACCCGTCCCCAGCTGGTCCTGATCGCCACGGAGGACGGCCGCCGCAGCTGGGACCTGAACCCGGACAAGCCCGACGATGGGCGCGGCGCGAACCTGCCGTTGATTGAGCGGCTGATCATCACCGACGGGCGCCTGTCACTGGATGAGCAGCGGCGAGGCATGAGGCTGGACGCTGTGGTCAACGCCCGCGAGGCCGCGGCCTCCGCCGACCCCGGCGAGACCGGCTTCCGCCTGGAAGGCGAGGGCGAGATAAACGGCGCGCCCCTGACCCTGACCATCGAAGGGGGCGCCTTCGTCAACATCCGGCGCGACCGTCCCTATCGATTCACCGCCGAGGTGGAGGGCGCGCGCACCCGCCTGCGCGCAGATGGCGCCATCACCCGGCCTTTCGATCTGGGCCGCTTCCAAGCGAGGCTGGCCTTGCGCGGTCAGGACCTTAACGATCTCTATGTCCTGACCGGCGTGGTTGCGCCCAACACGCCGCCCTATGAGCTGGCGGGCACGCTGACGCGCGACGAGGCCTTGTGGACCTTCACCGACTTCGCCGGCCGCGTCGGGTCGTCGGATCTGGCCGGCGACCTCAAGGTGGACAAGGTCGGCGACCGTCGATGGGTGGAAGCCGACCTGGTATCGCGTTCGCTGGACATAGACGATCTGGCCGCCGTGCTGGGGGCCCAGCCACAGGTCACGCCAGGCGACACTGTGGCTCACTCCGGCGCCCCCGGGAAGCTTCTGCCCGACGCCCCTCTGCAGACCGACCGCCTGCGCCAGATGGACGGCCGCCTCAGTTTCAAGGCGGGCTCGGTCAAGCGCAACACCTTCGCCGTGCGGCAAGTGGATCTGGGCGCGGCGCTGAAGGACGGCATTCTGAACCTGGACCCCGTCAGCTTCACCTTCAGCCAGGGCGAATTGAACGGCACGGCCCGTATCGACGCCACCGACGACATGCCCAACAGCACGGTCGATTTCCGCCTTTCCGGCTATCCACTAGAGGCCATCATTCCCGCGCGGAACGGCGCGCCGACGGTGACGGGTCGAGCGCTGGGGCGCGCCCGGCTGGAAGGGCCCGGCCGCTCTATCAGCGAGTTCGCAGGCCGGTCGAATGGATCGCTGAGTCTGGTCGTGCCGCAGGGGCGGATCCGATCCGCATTCGCCGAAATGCTGGGCATCAATGTCGGCGCGGGCCTGCGTCGATTGTTCAGTGGCGACGTCAGCGAAAGCCCGATCCGCTGCGCCGTCGCCGACTTCACGGTGAGGGGCGGCACGGCGACGGCCCGGACCCTGGTGATCGACACCGACGTGGTCCTGACAAAGGGCGAAGGCACCATCGATCTGGGCTCGGAGCAGATGAACCTGCGTCTAGACGGGGAGACCAAGAAGCCGCGCCTGTTGCGCGTCTGGGCGCCCATCACGGTCAGCGGCCCGCTGCAGCAGCCGCGCATCGGCGTCGACACCGGGGCGGTCGCGGCCCAGGCGGGCATCACCGGACTTCTGGGCGCCTTGGTCGCACCCGTCGCGGCAGTCTTCGCTTTCGTCGATCCCGGTCTGGCCGAGGACGCCGACTGCGGCGGATTGATCGCAGGCGCGCGCTGA
- a CDS encoding S9 family peptidase, producing the protein MVRFLTAAGLSALMIGLSGEAACAQAAPETATPAAAEVRQTTARSGLGLRDLAMMERVSDPRLSPDARQVLYGLRTTDWENDRGVSALWLVDVEGGTPRRLGASDGGAATGRWAPDGRAIYFLSSRGGSSQVWRMDREGRAAVQVTTLPVEVTHFQVAPDGRSLILSAPVFVDCDTLQCSRDRLDARSQSKSKVRTFDRLPLRPWDSWNDGRRSQLFVQPLNGSGLGDGAPRPLTPGLDADTPSRPQGGDNAFTVSPDATQVVFSTQTQGRTEAFTNNTDLFRVPLAGGEPVNLTDANNAPDGAPAYSPDGRRLAWLAGRRENVGGDQPVVMVADADGSNARALTDWDRGPGGLSWRSDGRALYVTAAENGQQKLFEIDARTGRVTALTEQGAVSAYDEARGVLVWAQDGFTSPTQLWVKRGSGEARRLTDHNAQALARLDLPAPELFTFAGWNGEQVQGWVFKPAGFVEGRRYPAVHLIHGGPKSPWTDSWSYRWNPQTYTAAGYAVVMINFHGSPGFGQAFTDAINDHWGDRPLEDLQKGWQAAIEANPWIDGGRACALGASYGGYMVNMIAGRWNEPWRCLVNHAGVFDVPQLMNAMDIGTFIWEFGGPSWERKELYDRHNPETYVSNWSKPMLVLHGSRDFRVPEEQGLATFSALQRLGIPSRYVHVPDENHWVTKARNWVDWQQEILDWTDRWTAESP; encoded by the coding sequence ATGGTGCGGTTTCTGACGGCGGCGGGCCTTTCGGCCTTGATGATCGGTCTGTCCGGCGAGGCGGCGTGCGCGCAGGCCGCGCCCGAGACGGCTACGCCCGCCGCCGCAGAGGTGCGGCAAACGACGGCTCGCTCGGGTCTGGGCCTGCGCGACCTGGCGATGATGGAGCGTGTGTCGGATCCGCGCCTGTCGCCCGACGCCCGGCAGGTGCTTTACGGCCTGCGGACCACGGACTGGGAGAACGACCGAGGCGTCAGCGCCCTGTGGCTGGTCGATGTCGAGGGCGGGACGCCGCGCCGCTTGGGCGCTTCGGATGGCGGCGCCGCCACGGGTCGCTGGGCGCCGGACGGCCGCGCCATATATTTCCTGTCCTCGCGCGGCGGCTCCAGCCAGGTCTGGCGTATGGATCGCGAGGGCCGAGCGGCGGTGCAGGTCACGACCCTGCCGGTCGAGGTGACCCATTTCCAGGTAGCCCCGGACGGCCGATCGCTGATTCTGTCCGCGCCGGTGTTCGTGGATTGTGACACGTTGCAATGCAGCCGCGACCGGCTGGACGCCCGCAGCCAGTCCAAGTCCAAGGTCCGCACCTTCGACCGCCTGCCGCTCCGGCCGTGGGACAGCTGGAACGACGGGCGGCGCAGCCAGCTGTTCGTGCAGCCGCTGAATGGGTCCGGCTTGGGCGACGGGGCCCCGCGTCCTCTGACGCCCGGCCTGGACGCCGACACACCCTCGCGGCCCCAGGGCGGGGACAACGCCTTCACCGTCAGTCCCGACGCGACGCAGGTGGTCTTCTCCACCCAGACTCAGGGCCGCACCGAGGCGTTTACGAACAACACCGACTTGTTCCGTGTACCGCTTGCCGGCGGCGAGCCGGTCAATCTGACAGACGCCAACAATGCGCCCGACGGCGCGCCCGCCTATTCGCCGGACGGTCGACGCCTGGCCTGGCTGGCCGGCCGGCGCGAGAACGTCGGGGGCGATCAGCCGGTGGTCATGGTCGCCGACGCAGATGGCTCGAACGCCCGCGCGCTGACCGACTGGGACCGCGGCCCGGGCGGCCTGTCGTGGCGCTCGGACGGGCGGGCGCTTTACGTCACCGCCGCCGAAAACGGGCAGCAGAAGCTTTTCGAGATCGACGCCCGCACCGGCCGCGTGACCGCCCTGACGGAACAGGGCGCGGTCTCCGCCTATGACGAGGCGCGCGGCGTCCTGGTCTGGGCCCAGGACGGCTTCACCAGCCCGACCCAGCTGTGGGTCAAACGCGGGTCGGGCGAGGCGCGTCGTCTGACCGATCACAACGCCCAGGCCCTGGCGCGGCTGGACCTGCCCGCGCCAGAGCTGTTCACCTTCGCGGGCTGGAACGGCGAACAGGTGCAGGGCTGGGTGTTCAAGCCCGCCGGCTTTGTCGAGGGGCGGCGCTATCCGGCGGTGCACCTGATCCACGGGGGGCCCAAATCACCCTGGACCGACAGCTGGTCCTATCGCTGGAACCCGCAGACCTACACTGCCGCTGGATACGCCGTGGTGATGATCAACTTCCACGGCTCGCCCGGGTTCGGCCAGGCCTTCACCGACGCCATCAACGACCATTGGGGCGACCGGCCGCTTGAGGATCTGCAGAAGGGCTGGCAGGCGGCGATCGAGGCCAATCCCTGGATCGACGGCGGCCGCGCCTGCGCGCTGGGTGCGTCCTACGGCGGCTATATGGTCAACATGATCGCTGGCCGCTGGAACGAGCCCTGGCGCTGCCTGGTCAACCATGCCGGCGTCTTCGACGTGCCGCAGTTGATGAACGCCATGGATATCGGCACCTTCATCTGGGAGTTCGGCGGGCCCAGCTGGGAGCGCAAGGAGCTCTACGACCGGCACAACCCCGAGACCTATGTCTCGAACTGGTCCAAGCCGATGCTGGTGCTGCACGGGTCGCGCGATTTCCGGGTGCCCGAGGAACAGGGGCTGGCGACCTTCTCGGCCTTGCAAAGGCTCGGCATCCCCAGCCGCTACGTCCACGTCCCGGACGAGAACCACTGGGTGACGAAGGCCCGCAACTGGGTCGACTGGCAGCAGGAGATCCTGGACTGGACCGATCGCTGGACCGCCGAGAGCCCCTGA